The following are from one region of the Cervus canadensis isolate Bull #8, Minnesota chromosome 21, ASM1932006v1, whole genome shotgun sequence genome:
- the CARD10 gene encoding caspase recruitment domain-containing protein 10 isoform X4: protein MWGGPGSPGSGGAGGGAGGAADPAPLRRRSRRPSVDPGVRGGSGVRDPEDAAMPGGAEAGEAEEEAGAGSGSEAEEDALWERIEGVRHRLTRTLNPAKLTPYLRQCRVIDEQDEEEVLSTYRFPCRVNRTGRLMDILRCRGKRGYEAFLEALEFYYPEHFTLLTGREPAQRCSMILDEEGPEGLTQFLMTEVRRLREARKSQLQREQQLQARGRVLEEERAGLEQRLREQQQAQERCQRLREDWEAGSLELLRLKDENYMIAMRLAQLSEEKNSAVLRSRDLQLAVDQLKLKVSRLEEECTQLRRARGPLPGAEEKEKEKEPDSADLVLELRAENQRLVASLQELQEGLQQEASRPGAPGSERILLDILEHDWREAQDSRQELCQKLHDVQGELQWAEELRDKYLQEMEDLRLKHRTLQKDCDLYKHRMATVLAQLEEIEKERDQAIQSRDRIQLQYSQSLIEKDQYRKQVRGLEVERDELLTALTSLEGAKALLEVQLQRVQGGPHLKACASSHSLCSNLSSTWSLSEFPSPLGGPEAAGEAAVVGGPEPHASEEATDNEKEINRLSILPFPPSAGSILRRQREEDPAPPKRSFSSMSDITGSVTLKPWSPGLSSSSSSDSVWPLGKPDGLLARGCGLDLFSRSLAIRVSGWSPPGGPEPQDKGPDSLSFLGDSWSGAVVRRVLSGPGSARVEPREPRAEAAGLEGAGPEGEAQQRTLPRKQTSTLPLMDFKGKPGLGRAGTEDAGVLEACQSFHEALDAWVKEPGAEPFYIRANLTLPERADPHALCVKAQEILRLVDPAYKRRQEWFCTRVDPLTLRDLDRGTVPNYQRAQQLLEVQEKCLPSSRHRGSRSNLKKRALDQLRLVKPKHVGSPPGDSPEPLLLEPCSEPERSLKPYSLVRPLLVSALRPVVLLPECLAPRLIRNLLDLPSSRLDFQVCPAESLSGEEQCTLSAPGAPKARPAAPGLGSRIRAIQESVGKKHCLLELGARGVRELVQNEIYPIVIHVEVTEKNVREVRGLLGRPGWRDSELLRQCRGSEHVLWGLPCSWVQVPAHEWGHSEELAKVVRGRILQEQARLVWVERGSTRGGSSSSSSEA from the exons ATGTGGGGAGGTCCGGGCAGCCCGGGCAgtggcggggccgggggcggggccgggggcgccgCCGACCCCGCCCCCCTGCGCCGGCGGAGCCGCCGCCCGAGCGTCGACCCGGGAGTGCGAGGCGGCTCTGGCGTGCGGG ACCCCGAGGACGCGGCCATGCCGGGCGGAGCCGAGGCTGGGGAGGCCGAGGAGGAGGCTGGGGCCGGCTCCGGGTCCGAGGCGGAGGAGGACGCGCTGTGGGAGCGGATCGAGGGCGTCCGGCACCGGCTGACCCGCACCCTCAACCCGGCCAAGCTCACGCCGTATCTGCGCCAATGCCGGGTCATCGACGAACAGGACGAGGAGGAGGTGCTGAGCACCTACCGCTTCCCGTGCCGTGTCAACCGCACCG GGCGCCTGATGGACATCTTGCGCTGCCGGGGGAAGAGGGGCTATGAGGCCTTCCTGGAAGCCCTGGAGTTCTACTACCCCGAGCACTTCACACTGCTCACTGGCCGAGAGCCTGCCCAGCGCTGCTCCATGATCCTCG ATGAGGAGGGGCCTGAGGGCCTGACCCAGTTCCTGATGACAGAGGTGCGGCGGCTGCGGGAGGCTCGAAAGAGTCAGCTGCAGCgggagcagcagctgcaggccCGGGGCCGGGTGCTGGAGGAGGAGCGGGCCGGGCTGGAGCAGCGGCTTCGGGAGCAACAGCAGGCTCAGGAGCGCTGCCAGCGGCTGCGGGAGGACTGGGAGGCGGGGAGCCTGGAGCTTCTGCGGCTTAAGGATGAGAACTACATGATCGCCATGCGCCTGGCCCAGCTCAGCGAGGAGAAGAACTCAGCCGTGCTGCGCAGCCGGGACTTGCAGCTGGCG GTGGATCAGCTCAAGCTCAAGGTGAGCCGGCTGGAGGAAGAGTGCACGCAGCTGCGAAGGGCCAGGGGGCCGCTCCCTGGGGccgaggagaaagagaaagagaaagagcccGACAGTGCAGACCTGGTCTTGGAGCTCCGTGCTGAGAACCAGCGGCTGGTGGCCTcactgcaggagctgcaggaaggCCTGCAGCAG GAGGCAAGCCGGCCAGGGGCCCCTGGCTCCGAGCGCATTCTCCTGGACATCCTGGAACATGACTGGCGTGAGGCGCAGGACAGCCGGCAGGAGCTGTGCCAGAAGCTGCACGATGTGCAGGGGGAGCTGCAGTGGGCCGAGGAGCTGCGGGATAAG TACCTGCAGGAGATGGAGGACCTGCGGCTGAAGCATCGTACACTACAGAAGGACTGTGACCTGTACAAGCACCGCATGGCCACCGTCCTGGCCCAGCTGGAGGAGATCGAGAAGGAGCGGGACCAG GCCATCCAGAGCCGAGACCGCATTCAGCTGCAGTACTCGCAGAGCCTCATTGAGAAGGACCAGTACCGGAAGCAGGTCCGAGGCCTGGAGGTGGAGCGGGATGAGCTGCTGACAGCGCTCACCAGCCTGGAGGGTGCCAAGGCCCTGCTGGAGGTGCAGCTACAGCGGGTCCAGGGGGGGCCCCATCTCAAG gcCTGCGCCTCTTCCCATTCCCTGTGCTCCAACCTCAGCAGCACCTGGAGCCTCAGCGAGTTCCCGTCCCCGCTGGGAGGCCCAGAAGCAGCGGGGGAGGCGGCTGTCGTGGGAGGGCCCGAGCCCCACGCCTCG GAGGAGGCCACGGACAATGAGAAGGAGATCAATCGCCTCTCCATCCTGCCCTTCCCACCCAGCGCTGGCTCCATCCTCCGCCGGCAGCGAGAGGAGGACCCCGCGCCCCCTAAGAG GTCCTTCAGCAGCATGTCAGACATCACAG ggagtGTGACGCTCAAGCCCTGGTCCCCAGGCCTCTCCTCGTCCTCGTCCTCCGACAGCGTGTGGCCTTTGGGAAAGCCGGACGGCCTTCTGGCCAGAGGCTGCGGCCTGGATCTCTTCAGCAG GTCTCTGGCCATCCGAGTGTCTGGCTGGAGTCCCCCCGGGGGACCTGAGCCCCAGGACAAGGGCCCAGATAGCCTGTCGTTCCTTGGGGACAGCTGGTCTGGCGCTGTTGTGCGGAGGGTGCTCTCTGGGCCAGGGTCGGCCAGGGTAGAACCGAGAGAG CCAAGGGCAGAGGCTGCTGGTTTGGAGGGGGCAGGCCCGGAAGGCGAGGCCCAGCAGAGAACCTTGCCCCGGAAACAGACGTCCACACTCCCACTGATGGACTTCAAGGGTAAACCTGGCCTGGGGCGGGCAGGGACTGAGGACGCAGGAGTCCTGGAAG CCTGCCAGTCCTTCCACGAGGCCCTGGATGCCTGGGTGAAGGAGCCGGGAGCTGAGCCCTTCTACATTCGAGCCAACCTCACCCTGCCTGAGCGGGCTGACCCCCATGCCCTGTGTGTGAAAGCTCAGGAGATCCTGCGGCTGGTGGACCCGGCATACAAGCGGCGGCAGGAGTGGTTCTGCACGCGGGTCGACCCCCTCACCCTGCGAGACCTGGACCGGGGCACCGTGCCCAATTATCAGAG agCCCAGCAGCTCCTGGAAGTTCAGGAGAAATGCCTGCCATCCAGCCGACACCGGGGCTCCCGCAGTAAT CTAAAGAAGCGTGCCCTGGACCAGCTGCGACTGGTGAAGCCCAAGCACGTGGGGAGTCCTCCCGGGGACTCCCCAGAGCCGCTGCTGCTGGAGCCCTGCTCAG AGCCAGAGCGGAGCCTCAAACCCTACAGCCTCGTGCGGCCCCTGCTGGTGTCTGCCTTGCGGCCCGTGGTGCTCTTGCCTGAGTGCCTGGCGCCCCGGCTCATCCGCAACCTCCTAGACCTGCCCAGCTCCCGGCTGGACTTCCAAGTGTGCCCAGCGG AAAGCCTCTCTGGAGAGGAACAGTGCACATTGTCAGCACCTGGAGCCCCCAAGGCCCGGCCTGCCGCCCCCGGTCTGGGCAGCAGGATCCGTGCCATCCAGGAGTCTGTCGGGAAG AAGCACTGCCTGTTGGAGCTGGGTGCTCGGGGTGTGCGGGAGCTGGTCCAGAACGAGATCTACCCCATCGTCATCCACGTGGAGGTGACCGAGAAGAATGTCCGGGAAGTCAG GGGTCTGCTGGGCCGGCCGGGCTGGCGGGACTCCGAGCTGCTGCGGCAGTGCCGGGGCTCAGAGCATGTGCTCTGGGGGCTGCCCTGCTCCTGGGTGCAGGTGCCTGCCCACGAGTGGGGCCACTCGGAGGAGCTGGCCAAGGTGGTGCGGGGCCGCATTCTGCAGGAGCAGGCCCGCCTTGTGTGGGTAGAGCGCGGCAGCACCAgaggtggcagcagcagcagcagcagcgaggcCTGA
- the CARD10 gene encoding caspase recruitment domain-containing protein 10 isoform X7, whose translation MWGGPGSPGSGGAGGGAGGAADPAPLRRRSRRPSVDPGVRGGSGVRDPEDAAMPGGAEAGEAEEEAGAGSGSEAEEDALWERIEGVRHRLTRTLNPAKLTPYLRQCRVIDEQDEEEVLSTYRFPCRVNRTGRLMDILRCRGKRGYEAFLEALEFYYPEHFTLLTGREPAQRCSMILDEEGPEGLTQFLMTEVRRLREARKSQLQREQQLQARGRVLEEERAGLEQRLREQQQAQERCQRLREDWEAGSLELLRLKDENYMIAMRLAQLSEEKNSAVLRSRDLQLAVDQLKLKVSRLEEECTQLRRARGPLPGAEEKEKEKEPDSADLVLELRAENQRLVASLQELQEGLQQEASRPGAPGSERILLDILEHDWREAQDSRQELCQKLHDVQGELQWAEELRDKYLQEMEDLRLKHRTLQKDCDLYKHRMATVLAQLEEIEKERDQAIQSRDRIQLQYSQSLIEKDQYRKQVRGLEVERDELLTALTSLEGAKALLEVQLQRVQGGPHLKACASSHSLCSNLSSTWSLSEFPSPLGGPEAAGEAAVVGGPEPHASEEATDNEKEINRLSILPFPPSAGSILRRQREEDPAPPKRSFSSMSDITGSVTLKPWSPGLSSSSSSDSVWPLGKPDGLLARGCGLDLFSRSLAIRVSGWSPPGGPEPQDKGPDSLSFLGDSWSGAVVRRVLSGPGSARVEPREPRAEAAGLEGAGPEGEAQQRTLPRKQTSTLPLMDFKACQSFHEALDAWVKEPGAEPFYIRANLTLPERADPHALCVKAQEILRLVDPAYKRRQEWFCTRVDPLTLRDLDRGTVPNYQRAQQLLEVQEKCLPSSRHRGSRSNLKKRALDQLRLVKPKHVGSPPGDSPEPLLLEPCSEPERSLKPYSLVRPLLVSALRPVVLLPECLAPRLIRNLLDLPSSRLDFQVCPAESLSGEEQCTLSAPGAPKARPAAPGLGSRIRAIQESVGKKHCLLELGARGVRELVQNEIYPIVIHVEVTEKNVREVRGLLGRPGWRDSELLRQCRGSEHVLWGLPCSWVQVPAHEWGHSEELAKVVRGRILQEQARLVWVERGSTRGGSSSSSSEA comes from the exons ATGTGGGGAGGTCCGGGCAGCCCGGGCAgtggcggggccgggggcggggccgggggcgccgCCGACCCCGCCCCCCTGCGCCGGCGGAGCCGCCGCCCGAGCGTCGACCCGGGAGTGCGAGGCGGCTCTGGCGTGCGGG ACCCCGAGGACGCGGCCATGCCGGGCGGAGCCGAGGCTGGGGAGGCCGAGGAGGAGGCTGGGGCCGGCTCCGGGTCCGAGGCGGAGGAGGACGCGCTGTGGGAGCGGATCGAGGGCGTCCGGCACCGGCTGACCCGCACCCTCAACCCGGCCAAGCTCACGCCGTATCTGCGCCAATGCCGGGTCATCGACGAACAGGACGAGGAGGAGGTGCTGAGCACCTACCGCTTCCCGTGCCGTGTCAACCGCACCG GGCGCCTGATGGACATCTTGCGCTGCCGGGGGAAGAGGGGCTATGAGGCCTTCCTGGAAGCCCTGGAGTTCTACTACCCCGAGCACTTCACACTGCTCACTGGCCGAGAGCCTGCCCAGCGCTGCTCCATGATCCTCG ATGAGGAGGGGCCTGAGGGCCTGACCCAGTTCCTGATGACAGAGGTGCGGCGGCTGCGGGAGGCTCGAAAGAGTCAGCTGCAGCgggagcagcagctgcaggccCGGGGCCGGGTGCTGGAGGAGGAGCGGGCCGGGCTGGAGCAGCGGCTTCGGGAGCAACAGCAGGCTCAGGAGCGCTGCCAGCGGCTGCGGGAGGACTGGGAGGCGGGGAGCCTGGAGCTTCTGCGGCTTAAGGATGAGAACTACATGATCGCCATGCGCCTGGCCCAGCTCAGCGAGGAGAAGAACTCAGCCGTGCTGCGCAGCCGGGACTTGCAGCTGGCG GTGGATCAGCTCAAGCTCAAGGTGAGCCGGCTGGAGGAAGAGTGCACGCAGCTGCGAAGGGCCAGGGGGCCGCTCCCTGGGGccgaggagaaagagaaagagaaagagcccGACAGTGCAGACCTGGTCTTGGAGCTCCGTGCTGAGAACCAGCGGCTGGTGGCCTcactgcaggagctgcaggaaggCCTGCAGCAG GAGGCAAGCCGGCCAGGGGCCCCTGGCTCCGAGCGCATTCTCCTGGACATCCTGGAACATGACTGGCGTGAGGCGCAGGACAGCCGGCAGGAGCTGTGCCAGAAGCTGCACGATGTGCAGGGGGAGCTGCAGTGGGCCGAGGAGCTGCGGGATAAG TACCTGCAGGAGATGGAGGACCTGCGGCTGAAGCATCGTACACTACAGAAGGACTGTGACCTGTACAAGCACCGCATGGCCACCGTCCTGGCCCAGCTGGAGGAGATCGAGAAGGAGCGGGACCAG GCCATCCAGAGCCGAGACCGCATTCAGCTGCAGTACTCGCAGAGCCTCATTGAGAAGGACCAGTACCGGAAGCAGGTCCGAGGCCTGGAGGTGGAGCGGGATGAGCTGCTGACAGCGCTCACCAGCCTGGAGGGTGCCAAGGCCCTGCTGGAGGTGCAGCTACAGCGGGTCCAGGGGGGGCCCCATCTCAAG gcCTGCGCCTCTTCCCATTCCCTGTGCTCCAACCTCAGCAGCACCTGGAGCCTCAGCGAGTTCCCGTCCCCGCTGGGAGGCCCAGAAGCAGCGGGGGAGGCGGCTGTCGTGGGAGGGCCCGAGCCCCACGCCTCG GAGGAGGCCACGGACAATGAGAAGGAGATCAATCGCCTCTCCATCCTGCCCTTCCCACCCAGCGCTGGCTCCATCCTCCGCCGGCAGCGAGAGGAGGACCCCGCGCCCCCTAAGAG GTCCTTCAGCAGCATGTCAGACATCACAG ggagtGTGACGCTCAAGCCCTGGTCCCCAGGCCTCTCCTCGTCCTCGTCCTCCGACAGCGTGTGGCCTTTGGGAAAGCCGGACGGCCTTCTGGCCAGAGGCTGCGGCCTGGATCTCTTCAGCAG GTCTCTGGCCATCCGAGTGTCTGGCTGGAGTCCCCCCGGGGGACCTGAGCCCCAGGACAAGGGCCCAGATAGCCTGTCGTTCCTTGGGGACAGCTGGTCTGGCGCTGTTGTGCGGAGGGTGCTCTCTGGGCCAGGGTCGGCCAGGGTAGAACCGAGAGAG CCAAGGGCAGAGGCTGCTGGTTTGGAGGGGGCAGGCCCGGAAGGCGAGGCCCAGCAGAGAACCTTGCCCCGGAAACAGACGTCCACACTCCCACTGATGGACTTCAAGG CCTGCCAGTCCTTCCACGAGGCCCTGGATGCCTGGGTGAAGGAGCCGGGAGCTGAGCCCTTCTACATTCGAGCCAACCTCACCCTGCCTGAGCGGGCTGACCCCCATGCCCTGTGTGTGAAAGCTCAGGAGATCCTGCGGCTGGTGGACCCGGCATACAAGCGGCGGCAGGAGTGGTTCTGCACGCGGGTCGACCCCCTCACCCTGCGAGACCTGGACCGGGGCACCGTGCCCAATTATCAGAG agCCCAGCAGCTCCTGGAAGTTCAGGAGAAATGCCTGCCATCCAGCCGACACCGGGGCTCCCGCAGTAAT CTAAAGAAGCGTGCCCTGGACCAGCTGCGACTGGTGAAGCCCAAGCACGTGGGGAGTCCTCCCGGGGACTCCCCAGAGCCGCTGCTGCTGGAGCCCTGCTCAG AGCCAGAGCGGAGCCTCAAACCCTACAGCCTCGTGCGGCCCCTGCTGGTGTCTGCCTTGCGGCCCGTGGTGCTCTTGCCTGAGTGCCTGGCGCCCCGGCTCATCCGCAACCTCCTAGACCTGCCCAGCTCCCGGCTGGACTTCCAAGTGTGCCCAGCGG AAAGCCTCTCTGGAGAGGAACAGTGCACATTGTCAGCACCTGGAGCCCCCAAGGCCCGGCCTGCCGCCCCCGGTCTGGGCAGCAGGATCCGTGCCATCCAGGAGTCTGTCGGGAAG AAGCACTGCCTGTTGGAGCTGGGTGCTCGGGGTGTGCGGGAGCTGGTCCAGAACGAGATCTACCCCATCGTCATCCACGTGGAGGTGACCGAGAAGAATGTCCGGGAAGTCAG GGGTCTGCTGGGCCGGCCGGGCTGGCGGGACTCCGAGCTGCTGCGGCAGTGCCGGGGCTCAGAGCATGTGCTCTGGGGGCTGCCCTGCTCCTGGGTGCAGGTGCCTGCCCACGAGTGGGGCCACTCGGAGGAGCTGGCCAAGGTGGTGCGGGGCCGCATTCTGCAGGAGCAGGCCCGCCTTGTGTGGGTAGAGCGCGGCAGCACCAgaggtggcagcagcagcagcagcagcgaggcCTGA
- the CARD10 gene encoding caspase recruitment domain-containing protein 10 isoform X3 produces the protein MWGGPGSPGSGGAGGGAGGAADPAPLRRRSRRPSVDPGVRGGSGVRDPEDAAMPGGAEAGEAEEEAGAGSGSEAEEDALWERIEGVRHRLTRTLNPAKLTPYLRQCRVIDEQDEEEVLSTYRFPCRVNRTGRLMDILRCRGKRGYEAFLEALEFYYPEHFTLLTGREPAQRCSMILDEEGPEGLTQFLMTEVRRLREARKSQLQREQQLQARGRVLEEERAGLEQRLREQQQAQERCQRLREDWEAGSLELLRLKDENYMIAMRLAQLSEEKNSAVLRSRDLQLAVDQLKLKVSRLEEECTQLRRARGPLPGAEEKEKEKEPDSADLVLELRAENQRLVASLQELQEGLQQEASRPGAPGSERILLDILEHDWREAQDSRQELCQKLHDVQGELQWAEELRDKYLQEMEDLRLKHRTLQKDCDLYKHRMATVLAQLEEIEKERDQAIQSRDRIQLQYSQSLIEKDQYRKQVRGLEVERDELLTALTSLEGAKALLEVQLQRVQGGPHLKACASSHSLCSNLSSTWSLSEFPSPLGGPEAAGEAAVVGGPEPHASEEATDNEKEINRLSILPFPPSAGSILRRQREEDPAPPKRSFSSMSDITGSVTLKPWSPGLSSSSSSDSVWPLGKPDGLLARGCGLDLFSRSLAIRVSGWSPPGGPEPQDKGPDSLSFLGDSWSGAVVRRVLSGPGSARVEPREPRAEAAGLEGAGPEGEAQQRTLPRKQTSTLPLMDFKGKPGLGRAGTEDAGVLEACQSFHEALDAWVKEPGAEPFYIRANLTLPERADPHALCVKAQEILRLVDPAYKRRQEWFCTRVDPLTLRDLDRGTVPNYQRAQQLLEVQEKCLPSSRHRGSRSNLKKRALDQLRLVKPKHVGSPPGDSPEPLLLEPCSEPERSLKPYSLVRPLLVSALRPVVLLPECLAPRLIRNLLDLPSSRLDFQVCPAESLSGEEQCTLSAPGAPKARPAAPGLGSRIRAIQESVGKKKHCLLELGARGVRELVQNEIYPIVIHVEVTEKNVREVRGLLGRPGWRDSELLRQCRGSEHVLWGLPCSWVQVPAHEWGHSEELAKVVRGRILQEQARLVWVERGSTRGGSSSSSSEA, from the exons ATGTGGGGAGGTCCGGGCAGCCCGGGCAgtggcggggccgggggcggggccgggggcgccgCCGACCCCGCCCCCCTGCGCCGGCGGAGCCGCCGCCCGAGCGTCGACCCGGGAGTGCGAGGCGGCTCTGGCGTGCGGG ACCCCGAGGACGCGGCCATGCCGGGCGGAGCCGAGGCTGGGGAGGCCGAGGAGGAGGCTGGGGCCGGCTCCGGGTCCGAGGCGGAGGAGGACGCGCTGTGGGAGCGGATCGAGGGCGTCCGGCACCGGCTGACCCGCACCCTCAACCCGGCCAAGCTCACGCCGTATCTGCGCCAATGCCGGGTCATCGACGAACAGGACGAGGAGGAGGTGCTGAGCACCTACCGCTTCCCGTGCCGTGTCAACCGCACCG GGCGCCTGATGGACATCTTGCGCTGCCGGGGGAAGAGGGGCTATGAGGCCTTCCTGGAAGCCCTGGAGTTCTACTACCCCGAGCACTTCACACTGCTCACTGGCCGAGAGCCTGCCCAGCGCTGCTCCATGATCCTCG ATGAGGAGGGGCCTGAGGGCCTGACCCAGTTCCTGATGACAGAGGTGCGGCGGCTGCGGGAGGCTCGAAAGAGTCAGCTGCAGCgggagcagcagctgcaggccCGGGGCCGGGTGCTGGAGGAGGAGCGGGCCGGGCTGGAGCAGCGGCTTCGGGAGCAACAGCAGGCTCAGGAGCGCTGCCAGCGGCTGCGGGAGGACTGGGAGGCGGGGAGCCTGGAGCTTCTGCGGCTTAAGGATGAGAACTACATGATCGCCATGCGCCTGGCCCAGCTCAGCGAGGAGAAGAACTCAGCCGTGCTGCGCAGCCGGGACTTGCAGCTGGCG GTGGATCAGCTCAAGCTCAAGGTGAGCCGGCTGGAGGAAGAGTGCACGCAGCTGCGAAGGGCCAGGGGGCCGCTCCCTGGGGccgaggagaaagagaaagagaaagagcccGACAGTGCAGACCTGGTCTTGGAGCTCCGTGCTGAGAACCAGCGGCTGGTGGCCTcactgcaggagctgcaggaaggCCTGCAGCAG GAGGCAAGCCGGCCAGGGGCCCCTGGCTCCGAGCGCATTCTCCTGGACATCCTGGAACATGACTGGCGTGAGGCGCAGGACAGCCGGCAGGAGCTGTGCCAGAAGCTGCACGATGTGCAGGGGGAGCTGCAGTGGGCCGAGGAGCTGCGGGATAAG TACCTGCAGGAGATGGAGGACCTGCGGCTGAAGCATCGTACACTACAGAAGGACTGTGACCTGTACAAGCACCGCATGGCCACCGTCCTGGCCCAGCTGGAGGAGATCGAGAAGGAGCGGGACCAG GCCATCCAGAGCCGAGACCGCATTCAGCTGCAGTACTCGCAGAGCCTCATTGAGAAGGACCAGTACCGGAAGCAGGTCCGAGGCCTGGAGGTGGAGCGGGATGAGCTGCTGACAGCGCTCACCAGCCTGGAGGGTGCCAAGGCCCTGCTGGAGGTGCAGCTACAGCGGGTCCAGGGGGGGCCCCATCTCAAG gcCTGCGCCTCTTCCCATTCCCTGTGCTCCAACCTCAGCAGCACCTGGAGCCTCAGCGAGTTCCCGTCCCCGCTGGGAGGCCCAGAAGCAGCGGGGGAGGCGGCTGTCGTGGGAGGGCCCGAGCCCCACGCCTCG GAGGAGGCCACGGACAATGAGAAGGAGATCAATCGCCTCTCCATCCTGCCCTTCCCACCCAGCGCTGGCTCCATCCTCCGCCGGCAGCGAGAGGAGGACCCCGCGCCCCCTAAGAG GTCCTTCAGCAGCATGTCAGACATCACAG ggagtGTGACGCTCAAGCCCTGGTCCCCAGGCCTCTCCTCGTCCTCGTCCTCCGACAGCGTGTGGCCTTTGGGAAAGCCGGACGGCCTTCTGGCCAGAGGCTGCGGCCTGGATCTCTTCAGCAG GTCTCTGGCCATCCGAGTGTCTGGCTGGAGTCCCCCCGGGGGACCTGAGCCCCAGGACAAGGGCCCAGATAGCCTGTCGTTCCTTGGGGACAGCTGGTCTGGCGCTGTTGTGCGGAGGGTGCTCTCTGGGCCAGGGTCGGCCAGGGTAGAACCGAGAGAG CCAAGGGCAGAGGCTGCTGGTTTGGAGGGGGCAGGCCCGGAAGGCGAGGCCCAGCAGAGAACCTTGCCCCGGAAACAGACGTCCACACTCCCACTGATGGACTTCAAGGGTAAACCTGGCCTGGGGCGGGCAGGGACTGAGGACGCAGGAGTCCTGGAAG CCTGCCAGTCCTTCCACGAGGCCCTGGATGCCTGGGTGAAGGAGCCGGGAGCTGAGCCCTTCTACATTCGAGCCAACCTCACCCTGCCTGAGCGGGCTGACCCCCATGCCCTGTGTGTGAAAGCTCAGGAGATCCTGCGGCTGGTGGACCCGGCATACAAGCGGCGGCAGGAGTGGTTCTGCACGCGGGTCGACCCCCTCACCCTGCGAGACCTGGACCGGGGCACCGTGCCCAATTATCAGAG agCCCAGCAGCTCCTGGAAGTTCAGGAGAAATGCCTGCCATCCAGCCGACACCGGGGCTCCCGCAGTAAT CTAAAGAAGCGTGCCCTGGACCAGCTGCGACTGGTGAAGCCCAAGCACGTGGGGAGTCCTCCCGGGGACTCCCCAGAGCCGCTGCTGCTGGAGCCCTGCTCAG AGCCAGAGCGGAGCCTCAAACCCTACAGCCTCGTGCGGCCCCTGCTGGTGTCTGCCTTGCGGCCCGTGGTGCTCTTGCCTGAGTGCCTGGCGCCCCGGCTCATCCGCAACCTCCTAGACCTGCCCAGCTCCCGGCTGGACTTCCAAGTGTGCCCAGCGG AAAGCCTCTCTGGAGAGGAACAGTGCACATTGTCAGCACCTGGAGCCCCCAAGGCCCGGCCTGCCGCCCCCGGTCTGGGCAGCAGGATCCGTGCCATCCAGGAGTCTGTCGGGAAG AAGAAGCACTGCCTGTTGGAGCTGGGTGCTCGGGGTGTGCGGGAGCTGGTCCAGAACGAGATCTACCCCATCGTCATCCACGTGGAGGTGACCGAGAAGAATGTCCGGGAAGTCAG GGGTCTGCTGGGCCGGCCGGGCTGGCGGGACTCCGAGCTGCTGCGGCAGTGCCGGGGCTCAGAGCATGTGCTCTGGGGGCTGCCCTGCTCCTGGGTGCAGGTGCCTGCCCACGAGTGGGGCCACTCGGAGGAGCTGGCCAAGGTGGTGCGGGGCCGCATTCTGCAGGAGCAGGCCCGCCTTGTGTGGGTAGAGCGCGGCAGCACCAgaggtggcagcagcagcagcagcagcgaggcCTGA